The following DNA comes from Peribacillus sp. FSL E2-0218.
GATCCGGCTGGCAGTTCGATAACATCGCCCTTTGGCGTGAAAATGAATACCATATCGGAAAAAAGGTCAATCTTAAGGGATTCCATGAATTCCTCGGCATTGGTCGCGTCATCTTGGAACTCGAGTATTTCCCTGAACCATGTTAATTTCTCTTCTAGTGAAGGCTGTTCACCCACATCTTTGCCTTCTTTATAGGCCCAATGCGCTGCAACCCCGAATTCGGCAATGCGATGCATATCCGATGTGCGGATCTGGACTTCCAACGGATCGCCTTTCGGTCCGATCACGGTCGTGTGAAGCGATTGGTACATATTCGGCTTAGGCATGGCGATATAGTCCTTGAACCGGCCAGGCATCGGCTTCCAGCACGTATGGATGATTCCTAGGACGGCATAGCAATCCTTTATGCTGTGGACGACGATCCGAACAGCCAGCAAATCGTAAATTTCGCTGAACTGCTTGTTTTGCAAGGCCATTTTGCGATAGATGCTGTATATATGTTTCGGCCTGCCGGAAAGGTCAGCCTTGATATGGACTTCCTCCACGTTTTTACGCACTTCATCAATGACTTCTTCCAGGTACATTTCACGTTCTGCCCGCTTTTTCTTCATCAGGTTGACGATTCGGTAATATTGCTGAGGGTTCAAATATCTTAAGGCCGTATCTTCCAGTTCCCATTTAATCGTACTGATACCAAGACGATGCGCGAGTGGCGCAAAGATTTCCAACGTCTCGTTCGAGATCCGTCTTTGCTTTTCCTGCGGCAGATGCTTCAATGTCCGCATATTATGCAGCCTGTCCGCAAGCTTGATCAAAATGACGCGAATATCCTGGGCCATCGCCACGAACATTTTCCGATGGTTCTCCGCCTGCTGCTCTTGCTGTGATTTATACTTGATTTTCCCTAACTTGGTCACGCCATCCACGAGCATGGCAACTTCAGGACTGAAATTTTCCTCGATATCCTTCAGGGTGACCTCCGTGTCTTCAACAACATCATGTAAAAAACCTGCCGCAATGGTTGCCGGATCCATCTCAAGATCAGCGAGAATGCCCGCGACTTGAATTGGATGAATGATATACGGCTCTCCCGATTTACGGAATTGTTCTCGGTGAGCAAACTCTGCATACTTAAACGCTCTATGAATAAATTCAGCTTCTTCCGGCTGAAGATATAAGCTGGCCCGTTCCACAACCTGCTCGGCAGTCAATATTTGATCATTTGCCATTTAATCACCTTAACCCCACTTTAACTGCCACCGGATATGATCCGGATTGAGTATGATTGGTAGCACTTCCCTTTATTCTGCAAAACGTGACAATTTTTGCGAAAAAAATAAATCCGCTAAAAACGGATACAAGTGCAAATAACTTATTAGCAGAAAACTCTTTAATATTACTATTATCGAAAAAAAAGACAAGGATGTAAAGAGATAAACGAGTATTTTATTTAGAATCCTGCATTTTTTCACTGGAAATTCGACAAAATCCAGTGAAATCATGCGTAAAACAGAAAAGAGCACCCTGGTCAGAGTGCCCTTCTTTTATTAAAAGCTCATCAATGTCAAAACATCATAGCCATCTAATTTATCTTTACCGTCCAAATCAGTCAATTCGATAAGGAATGCAATCCCGGCTACAATTCCGCCAAGCTCCTCGACCAATTTGATCGTCGCCTCGATTGTACCGCCCGTGGCAAGTAAATCGTCGGTGATCAAAACACGTTGTCCCGGTTTGATCGCATCTTTATGGATCGTCAATACATCCGTTCCATACTCGAGGCCGTATTCCACTTTGATCGTTTCACGTGGAAGCTTTCCTTCTTTCCTCACTGGTGCAAATCCCACTTCCAATGAGTAAGCGACTGGACACCCGATGATGAATCCGCGTGCTTCCGGTCCCACCACTAAATCAATTTGCTTATCGCGTGCATATTCGACAATTTGATCTGTTGCGTATTTATAAGCGGCGCCGTTATCCATTAATGTCGTAATATCTTTGAAGATAACACCCGGTTTTGGCCAGTCTTGTACAATTGTTACATATTGCTTTAAATCCATTGCTTTGTTTCCTCCTCAAGGTCTGTTGCCTCATGAACTAAATAAAGATTGAACCAATCGAATAATTGCTGATAGGAAGAATAAACAAGCTCTTGTTCAAGCTCAAATTGCTCTTTCTTTCTTATGAACGATTCAGATTCACTGAGATCGCGTTTTTTCGCATTGGTTGTGAGCATAATTAACCCATTCTCTATTGTAACAAAATCCAGCTCAAAAAACACCTTTGAAATGAAATCGACCGTATCTCTGGACCATCCGCGATATTTCGCCAGGTCATCACCATACCGTTTCACATCGAGCGGCCCCTTTTTAGCCAGGAAGGCATAAAACCATTTAAAATGATCCCTTGTCGGCATCGTACTTAAGAAATGGTCCTGATCATGGGAGAAGTGGGCATAAATACGCGATGGCTTCTTATTGGCTATCACCCGTTTCAGTACATCCCTTAACGGCGGCATGTCCATGAATACCACATGCGCCTCGAAGCAATCGAGTTCATCGGCATCCTCCCCGTTCTTGATATGAACGAGATCGGGATGATTTTGTAAAAAGGGATACCTCGCATAAATATCCTCCGAGAACATGACGATTTTCCGGTTTTGAGCGGGAATGTCCGCCAGCCATTTTTCCGCCTGCCCCTTCCCGCGATAATCAAATAACTGCCAATGGTCCACCGAGATATCCTGGACGAAGATCTGCGGCTTCTTCATATTATTCCATTCATTGATGGATAGCTCCCCAATTACCGAAACCTCGGCGTGCGGCGCTATTTCATCGACAAAATGGCCGAGCCCGAACCCTACGCCATCCAGTTTGTGATTGTCCCCATCTTCAAGCTGAACTTTCAAATGATTTTGGTTCGCGCCAATTTTGCGGACGCTTGAAAGCTGTACGGAATCTATCAAAATCCTCGGCTTCGGATTCGTCACCCCAAATGGCGCAAGCAAGCTCATCTCCTGGATCGTTTGAATTGAAACGTCTGCCAAGGCCGTCGCTCCATCCAGGTCAGTAATGGGCGTGAAGTCCTCCTCCGTTAGCTGTTCCTTCGCGATCACGTTCATGCGGTCCCTAAGCTCCTGAACATCGTCCATTTTCAACGTCATTCCGGCTGCCATCGGATGTCCGCCAAAATGGGGCAGCAATTCCCGGCAGGATGAAAGGCTTTCGAAAAGATCGAATCCGGCGATGCTCCGTGCTGAACCTTTGGCCAATCCCTTTTCCCGGTCATAGCTCAAAACTATCGTGGGACGGTAAAAGCGTTCAACAAGTTTGGAGGCGACGATCCCCACCACTCCTGCATTCCAGCCTTCTCTTCCGATGATGAGCACACCATTGGACTCCAGCGGGAAGTTTTCCTCGACTTCCTTGATCGCTTCTTCCGCCATCGTAGCGACCATGGCTTGCCGTTCTTTATTGATATCATTGATTTCATTGGCAAGCTCCATCGCTTCCGCAAGGTTTGCCGCCATCAATAGATCGACAGCCGGGTCGGCATCGCCAAGCCGTCCGACTGCATTGATCCTAGGAGCCATGGCAAAGCCGATCGATTCCTCATTCAAGGCTTCCTGTTGGACATTCGCCACTTTCATTAAGGCAACAAGCCCCGGTCGGCCAGTCAAACGCAGCTGCTCAATTCCTTTTGCTGCGATGAGGCGGTTCTCCCCTTTTAAAGGCACTAAATCGGCAATGGTACCGATTGCCGCTATTTCAAGCAAATCCTCAGGCAGTTCTCCAAGCAAAGCGTGCGCCAGCTTAAAGGCGACGCCCACTCCGGCAAGGTCTTTAAAAGGATAGGAACCCTCTTCCAGTTTAGGATGGATGATGGCCAATGCCTTGGGCAGTACAGGTCCCGGTTCATGATGATCGGTCAGGATATAGTCCATGCCAAGCTCGCCGGCAAGGTCCGCTTCGGCGACTGCCGAAATTCCGGTATCGACGGTGATCAATACCTTCACTCCTTGCTCAGCCGCCAGGCGGAACGCCATTGGATTCGGGCCATAGCCCTCCGTAAACCGGTTCGGAATATAAAAGTCCACATCGGCTCCCATCCGCATCAGCGTCGTCAACATCACGGTGGTCGATGTCACTCCATCCGCATCATAATCACCGAATATCCTTATTTTTTCTCCGTTTTGAATCGCTTCTCTTATTCTATATACGGCTTTATCCATATCTTTCAATAAAAATGGGTCATGGAAAGTTTGATTTTTTACAAATAAAAAGGATCGGGCACTATCGATCGTATCCAGGCCTCGATTCACAAGCAGGGCTGCAACCAAAGGTGTGATATGAAGCTCTTCCGCTAGTATAGCAACTTTGTTTTCATCGGCAGTTCGCAAGTTCCACCGCGTTTTTGGCTTTAACATGAATTCACCCCTCAATTTACTTATTATACAAAACGAGTATGCCGGTTTCAATTTTATTTTAAATCCAAGGGATTCCCAAGATTTATAAAGAAAGCTCTTTTCGTGAAGATGGTTGTTTTTAAAACGAAACGATTTACGTATGATTGGAGCAGTTTGCGAGACGGAGGCGGGACCGGAGTAAAGCGTCAAAGTATGCGATAATAGCCATCAAAAAAGAAGGCTGGCATGATGCCAGCCTTCCCGATCTTATTAAACTTGCCCTTCAAGGCTTTTTTTCTTTTCTTTTGCCGTATTTAGCGGACCTTTCTTCTTCAATTCCCTGATTTTTAGATCAAGCCAGAATTGGGAAGCGATCAATAGCGATGAATACACACCGCATATCAGCCCGATGAACAGGGCAATCGAAAAGTTCCTGATGGCTTCACTGCCGAAAATCATCAAGGCGATAACCGTAACGAGTACCGTCAGCACTGTATTGATCGATCTCGTCAGCGTTTGCCTGATACTGATGTTCACGATATTCTCAAGCTCTTCGACGGTTTTGATTTTACGGCTGAAACGTAGGTTTTCCCGAATCCGGTCAAACGTAACGATCGTATCATTGATGGAATAACCGACGATTGTCAGAACCGCAGCAATGAAGGTGATATCCACCTCAAGGCGAAGCAAGCTAAAAATCGTAACGATGAAGAACGCATCATGAACGAGTGCGACGACGGCCGGTACAGCCATTCGCCATTCAAACCGTATCGATACATACAAGATGATACCGAGTGAGGCGATCGCCAAGGCAAAGATGGCATTTTTCGCAAGCTCTTTCCCTACCGTCGGTGATACGGTGCTCACATTCGGCTCTGCCCCGTAATCCTTCTTGAAATGATCCTTCAAAACAGCGATTTCCTGCTTATCAAGAACACCAACCGTCCGGACGACAGCATTTTTGTTTTCTTTTCCAGCAAGTCTGACATCCTTGATATCATTGACATCAATGCCGGCCTTGCCCATTTCCGTTTCGACCTGTTGAGTCGTCAGGACATCCTTAGATGCAACTTCAATGCGGGTTCCGCTTGTGAAGTCGATTCCCAGATTCAAGCGAAAAACGAACAGGAAGATGATCCCGATAATCGTAATCCCGATCGAAATGCCATAAAAAGCCTTCCGATGCTTGACGAAGTCGATTTTATCGAAGCGTGTCGGCAATGACATTAAATTGATCTTCTCGTTTAGGTTATGAATATATTTCTTCTTCACGCCAAACCATGATGTGCGTTTGTCGAGGAACCCGCTTTTCACCCACAGGCTCATGAATAGACGCGTACCATAAACGGCAGTGATGAAGCTCATTAAAATCGAGATGATCAAGGTCGTCGCAAACCCTTTAACCGAGCTTGTCCCGTAATAGAACAGGACGGCTGCAGCAAGCAAGGTCGTCAAGTTCGCATCCATGATCGTGCTAAGCGAGTTTTTCGTACCTTCTTTATAAGCCGCTTTTACAGTACGGCCAAGCTTCAGTTCATCCCTGATCCGCTCATAGGTTATGATATTGGCATCGACGGCCATCCCGACCCCGAGCACCAATGCCGCTATACCTGGAAGAGTAAGGACTGCGTTCATCCACTCGAAGACCAGCAGCGTCAGGAAGATATAGACGCTCAGTGTGACGACGGCAATGAATCCCGGGAAGCGGTAATAAACGAGCATGAAGATGAAAATGAGTGCAATCCCGATGATGCCGGCAAAAATCGTATCGTTCAGTGCGCCTGCACCAAATTGGGCTCCGACAGACGTGGAGTATTTTTCCTTCAAGTCGACAGGCAGTGCACCGGCATCAAGGAGGTCTGCAAGCTCTTTCGCCTCTTCAACCGTGAATTGCCCTGTAATGTATACCTTTTTCGTATTGAAAACTTCACTGACAGCAGGAGCGGATATCATATTGTCTTGTGAAGCTTTATCCTTGATGGAATCTTTGCCTTCCTCGAAATCCAGCCAGATGGCAAGAACATTCGTAGGTACTGGCATCGATGAAATTTTTTGCGTGATTTCTTTAAACTTGTTCACATCTTTCAATGTGACTTCTACGACCGGTTTATTATCTTGGAACGTTTGTTTCGCGCCGCCTTCCTTCAGGTCCGCACCGGTCATCATTTCCTTATCGTTATAATCCCGAAAGGATAATTTAGCTTGTGTCGAAAGGATTTCACGAGCGTTATTTTGGTCTTTAACCCCGGCCAATTGAACCCTGATCCGGTCTTTCCCTTCGATTTGAATATTAGGTTCACTAACACCCAAAACATTGACACGACGCTCAAGTGAGCTTACTGTAGCCCGTAAAACCTCCGGGGTGATCTTTTCCCCAGACAGCGGCTTCACTTCATATAACACTTCAAAACCGCCTTGAAGATCAAGTCCCAGCTTGATATCCTTTAGGATTCCTTTTGAAGTCGTTCCCATCGCTGCGAAAATCAAAAGAACGATCAGAAAAAACGCAACGATCCTGCTTCTTTTTACCATTATGTAGTAGGCCCCTTTCTATAATCCGCCTGTTCCTGAAGTTTAAAAACCTGTCATTTATTTTGTTTATATGCTACCTGCATTTCCCTTGCTTCCTGAAAAAAAGACACAGCTACCCATGCTTTTTTTCCAAAAAAAAGCATAACCATATCTATTATGAGTCATTTATAAACAGCTGTCAATTTAAGTATATCTTTGCGTCATTGCTTTAAAAGTTCTTTCAATTCCTCCTCGGATAGCGGCTCAAATAAGTTTGGTGATTTATATGCTTCGACCATTTGGAAGTTCATGAACTGGTTGCTCGAAAATGTCACGATATCGGCGACAAGCTCGTGAAGATGAATGTTTTCCTGCGGGCGCTTCCATTTGTTTTTCGTTAAGGTTCCCCAGATATCCTCCTCTGTAACGGCATTCAATCCAACCATTTGAAATTCCTCGCGCTTGCTCTTCAAGAATGGACGTACCTTTACATAATAGCTTTCATAGGGATGATTCATTTTCGCCATCACTTTGCCTCCAGTAAAAATGTTCTCTATCGATTGCGCATTTTCTTAAAAGGGCTCCAATCAGTTGCCAGAACGCAAACAAACACTTTTGTCATGCTTTGTCCAAGTACAAGCATATAGATAATTGTATAGCATAACCGCTTTTTTGAGAAGGCAGGGAGGGAGTTCAATGTCTAAATTTTTAAAAGGGACGCTGATATTATTAATCGCAAGCCTGATTACAAGAGTTCTTGGGTTCATTAACCGCATTGTCATCGCCCGCTTCATCGGCGAAGAAGGCGTTGGTTTATATATGATGGCTTTACCGACCCTCTTTCTCGTCGTGAACATTACCCAATTGGGGCTGCCGATCGCCATTTCCAAGTTTGTGGCCGAAGCCAATGCCCGGGGTGACGAACGGAAAATCAAAAAGATCCTCGTCGTCTCTTTGGCCTGCACCTTTGCTCTATCGATGATTTTCACTCCTGCGATGCTGTTGTTCGCACCCGTTCTCTCAGAATACTTATTCACTGATCCACGAACGGTCTGGCCCCTGATGGCGATAGCGCCAATCGTACCGATCATCGCGATATCATCGGTACTGCGCGGGTATTTCCAAGGCAAGCAAAATATGAAGCCCTTCGCTTTCTCGCAAGTGATCGAACAGGTGGCGCGCATCACCTTCATCGCCGTCCTGACGAAGGCCTTTTTGCCCTATGGGATTGAATATGCGGCAGCCGGAGCGATGTTCGCCTCGATAATCGGTGAGCTCGTCTCCCTCATTTACCTTTTGACTAGCTTCAAGCTAAAGAAGCATTTTAAGTTCAGGAAGAATTTTTTCAAAAATGTGAAGTCTGGTAAGGGGACGTTCACGGAATTGATGGGGATTGCGCTTCCTTCCACCGGAAGCAGGATGATCGGCTCGCTTTCATGGTTTTTCGAGCCGATTGTGGTGGCGCAGAGCTTGGCCCTTGCCGGTGTCACCGCAGCCGCAGCCACGAGCCAATACGGTGAACTGACAGGATATGCGCTGCCACTGCTCATGCTGCCTTCGTTCATTACATCATCATTGGCGACTGCCCTTGTACCGGCAGTCAGTGAGGCACGGACGACCGGGAACTTCCTGCTCGTTGAACACAGGCTGCAGCAGGCCCTGAAAATCACATTTATCACAGGCTGCTTAGCCGTCGTCATTTTGTTCATCTTTGCCGAACCGATCCTGCAAGTCATGTACGGCTCTTCACATGCCGCCGTTTTCATTAAATTCCTGGCACCTTTCTTCATTCTCTTTTACTTCCAGTTCCCGCTGCAGTCCATGCTTCAAGCATTGGACCTTGCAAAAGCGGCCATGTTCAACAGCCTGGCGGGTAACATTCTCAAAATCGGTGTGATCTGGCTCCTCGCATCAAAGGAAAGCTTCGGGATCATGGGGGCCGCAGTAGGTATAGCTGTCGGTTCGATGCTCGTCACCTTCCTGCATTTTTCCACCGTGCTGAAGGTCGTACCCTTCACGTTGCATTTCCGGAGCTATATATCTGCTTTAATTCTTGCTTTAATCTCTGGCTGGGGCGGCTATTATCTGTATCAAGCCCCGCTCTCGGCACAGCCCCTCGTACCAAGGCTGCTGCTGTCCGTAACGGTCGTGATCCTGCTTTTCACCTTTTTCCTGCTCATGACCGGCAGCATAAAAAAAGCGGATTTGATCCGGATTCCTAAGGTAGGCGGCTTTTTATCGAAGTTCGCCTGGAAATAATATGAACCGAAGCATTAAAAGGCTTCGGTTCATTTCTTCGTTTCATTTTTATCGATGTAAAATTGGCCATCTATGTACCCACAAATCGAAATCTCCTGGATTTTCGATTCACCATGTTTTTTCAGCTGGTGTCGAAGCCAAAATTGATTTTTTCCAATTTTATAAAGATTATTTTCCTGTATCTTCCCATCAATGATAAGGGGATATGGCGTTTCCTTCGTTTTCGTCCTTTTGCCTTGGGTGTTTTTAATGACCGAAAGTTTTCCCGACGATTCGAGAATGGCAAATTGCACTTCATTCAGATCATTGATTCCTTGTTCTCGCAGCTGGGTCAATAAATCATCGAAATTATATCGTTGCTTACGCATCGCCTTTTCATCTATTTTCCCTTGATTGATGATAATCTGAGGTGTACCGTCGACGATGTTCCGAAACCTGATGCTTTTCAATGATATGAACGCCAATATGATCTGGATGAAAGCGAGAACGAACATCGGGGTGATTTGCTGAAAAAATGGTTTATCCAAATCTTCAAAGGATAGGACTGCTATGTCCCCTATCATGATGGATACCACTAAATCAAGAATGCTCAGCTCCCCGACTTCCCGCTTACCCATCATCCGGAAAAGGAATAAGATGACTAGATAGATCACCGTCGTTCTAAAAATAATAGCCAGATAGGTATCCACTTCACTAACACATCCTTCATCCATAGCATGGCTTGGAAATTGAAAAATTACTCTATAATCTTTTCGAATTTCGCGGAAGCTGCTTAAACCTGGTCTAAAGGCTTCGTGTGGGGAATATGCTTGTACAAACACATAAACAGGCTAAAACGTATCAGCCTTTAAAAAGGAGGAATACCCATCGAAACTAAAAAAATGAGTGTCGCCGTAATTTATGGCGTAGGCTCCATCTTTGCCATAGCGATGATTGCAAGTTTGATCGTTTCCATCCTTCTTCGTTTCACTTCATTGACGGAATCATCCCTGACATACGTGGTCATGATCGTTTCCTTTTTATCGCTGTTCATTGGTGGATTCATTTCAGGAGGCAAAGGGAAAAAGCAAGGTCTATTCTTAGGCGGCAGCACCGGCTTGCTCTATCTGTTGATCGTGTTCCTTTTTCAATACTTGGGTCATGACGCACTCTTCACCATCAAGCAATGGATCTATTATGGCTGTTTCGTCATCACGGCCATGATGGGCGGCGTGCTTGGGGTCAATATGAGCTCCGACTCACGCACCCATTAAAAAAACAAACGAAACCGGGCATCCTTGCCCGGTTTTCATTTGTTGAGAAAAATCGCGCCGAGGAGGCTTCCCTGAACGCCCGCTGATAAGCGCGTGTTTGCAACGCTTTATGCTTAAACCTCAAAAACACTGGCTAATTTATTTCCCTATAATGTTGAGCCGAGCCTCCACCGGGATATGCCAGTGCCTCCAGTGGAAATTAACGTTCAATTACAACAAAAAAACTGTAGACAAACTCCATTTTCATCGAGTTTGTCTACAGTCGGAACCGGCCACACGGGCCGGTTTTCATTATTAAATCGATACTTCTTTATTTGGTGCACTTTCCGTAATTTCACGGATTGCAGCACGGTCGAATGTCAATTTAGTACCATCTGGTGACTTTATGACGATTTGCAATTCATCGATTGCATCGATTGTTCCGTGCATGCCGCCGATCGTTGCAACCTTATCACCTTTTTTCAAGCTGCTTTGCATGCTTTGTGTAGCCTTTTGGCGTTTTTGCTGCGGACGGATCAATAAGAAATAGAACAATACGAACATTAAAATTAATGGAAGTATTTGAGTTATTGCCATTTGTAGATTCACTCCTTTCGCTCATTAAAATATTTATGGAATTAGAAGTTTCTCGCATTCGGTTTATTGAAACCATACTGCTCGAAAAACTCTTCCCTAAAGTCTCCAAGACGATCTTCTCGAATGGCTTGTCTGACCTGTTCCATCAAGTTTAACAGAAAATGCAGGTTATGATAAGTCGTAAGACGAATCCCAAAAGTTTCTTCACATTTAATCAAATGGCGGATATATGCCCGGCTATAATTCTTGCAGACATGACAATCGCAATTTTCGTCGATAGGTCCAAAGTCGCGTGCATACTTTGCATTTTTCACGACTAGGCGGCCATTGCTTGTCATCAGTGTACCGTTACGCGCGATTCGCGTCGGCAATACACAGTCAAACATGTCGACACCGCGGATGGCCCCATCGATCAAGGAATCCGGCGAGCCTACGCCCATCAGGTAACGCGGTTTATTGGTTGGCAGCAACGGACTTGTAAACTCCAGTACGCGGTTCATGATATCCTTCGGTTCCCCGACGGATAGCCCTCCAATAGCATAACCCGGAAAATCGAGTGAAACAAGGTCTTTTGCACTTTGTTTACGAAGGTTTTCGAACTCCCCGCCTTGAACGATCCCGAACAGCCCTTGATCGTTCGGACGCTCATGGGCATTCAAGCAGCGTTCAGCCCAGCGTGATGTCCGTTCCACCGACTTCTTCATATACTCCTCGGTTGCCGGGAATGGCGGACATTCATCAAATGCCATCATGATATCGGAGCCAAGTGCATTTTGGATTTCCATCGCTTTTTCAGGAGATAAAAATAGTTTATCGCCATTGAGATGGTTCCTGAAATGTACGCCCTCTTCCTCAATTTTGCGGAACTCGCTCAAACTGAAGACTTGGAAGCCACCGGAATCCGTCAAAATCGCCCGATCCCAGTTCATGAACTTATGCAATCCACCGGCTTCCTTGATGATCTCATGCCCAGGACGCAGCCATAGATGGTACGTATTGCTGAGGATGATGCCTGCCCCCATCTGTTTCAGATCTTCCGGGGACATCGTTTTGACAGTAGCAAGCGTCCCTACCGGCATGAACGCCGGCGTTTCAAATGAACCATGCGGCGTATGGACCCGGCCCAGCCGTGCCCCTGTCTGTTTACATGTTTTGATTAACTCATATCGTATTGCTGTCAACGCAATAACTCCCTTCAAGAGCTTATCACTCTTATATTACTTAATTAACATTGCATCTCCAAAACTAAAGAACCTGTATTTTTCTTCCACTGCCGTTTCATAGGCATGAAGGACATGCTCCCTGCCAGCTAATGCAGAAATAAGCATGATTAAAGTCGATTTCGGTAAATGGAAGTTCGTAATCATCGCATCGATCCCCTTAAACTCATAACCAGGGTAAATGAAGATGCTCGTCCAGCCACTAACCTCCTTGAAGACCCCATCATTACCGGACGCGATCGTCTCCAATGTCCTTGTGGACGTTGTACCGACCGTAATGATTCTCCCACCGTTTCCTTTCACTTCATTAAGCAAACGCGCCGTGCCTTCCGTCATTTGATAAAATTCGGAATGCATTTCATGGCTGTCGATATCGTCCACACTGACGGGACGGAACGTGCCAAGCCCGACATGAAGCGTGATGAAGGCGATATGAACACCCATCGCTTTCAGCTTCTCGAGCAACTGCTCGGTAAAGTGCAGCCCGGCCGTCGGGGCGGCTGCCGATCCACGTTCACGCGCGTAGACCGTTTGATATCGATCCTGGTCGTCAAGCTGCTCCTTAATATACGGAGGCAGCGGCATTTCCCCGAGCTTATCCAGTATTTCATAAAAAATACCTTCATATTGAAACTCCAGGATACGGCCTCCATGCTCAAGTACGCCTGTACAGACGGCACTTAGCTTACCATCACCAAAGACGATTGTCGAACCTTCTTTTATACGCTTGGCGGGCTTTACAAGGGTTTCCCAAACATCATCATGCTCTTGCTTGAGCAGTAAAACTTCAACCTTTGCACCCGTTTCTTCCTTGCTTCCATATAGTCGTGCCGGCAGCACCCTCGTATCATTCAACACAAGGCAATCTCCCGGTTTGATATATTCAGTGATATGGCTGAAGACATCATGCTCGATCTTGCCCGATTCCTTGTCCAGCACCATCAACCGACTAGCTTCCCTATCTTCCAAAGGAACTTGGGCAATCAGTTCCTCCGGTAAATGAAAATCAAACAT
Coding sequences within:
- a CDS encoding DUF421 domain-containing protein; translation: MDTYLAIIFRTTVIYLVILFLFRMMGKREVGELSILDLVVSIMIGDIAVLSFEDLDKPFFQQITPMFVLAFIQIILAFISLKSIRFRNIVDGTPQIIINQGKIDEKAMRKQRYNFDDLLTQLREQGINDLNEVQFAILESSGKLSVIKNTQGKRTKTKETPYPLIIDGKIQENNLYKIGKNQFWLRHQLKKHGESKIQEISICGYIDGQFYIDKNETKK
- a CDS encoding TIGR04086 family membrane protein, giving the protein MSVAVIYGVGSIFAIAMIASLIVSILLRFTSLTESSLTYVVMIVSFLSLFIGGFISGGKGKKQGLFLGGSTGLLYLLIVFLFQYLGHDALFTIKQWIYYGCFVITAMMGGVLGVNMSSDSRTH
- the queA gene encoding tRNA preQ1(34) S-adenosylmethionine ribosyltransferase-isomerase QueA — translated: MKLDMFDFHLPEELIAQVPLEDREASRLMVLDKESGKIEHDVFSHITEYIKPGDCLVLNDTRVLPARLYGSKEETGAKVEVLLLKQEHDDVWETLVKPAKRIKEGSTIVFGDGKLSAVCTGVLEHGGRILEFQYEGIFYEILDKLGEMPLPPYIKEQLDDQDRYQTVYARERGSAAAPTAGLHFTEQLLEKLKAMGVHIAFITLHVGLGTFRPVSVDDIDSHEMHSEFYQMTEGTARLLNEVKGNGGRIITVGTTSTRTLETIASGNDGVFKEVSGWTSIFIYPGYEFKGIDAMITNFHLPKSTLIMLISALAGREHVLHAYETAVEEKYRFFSFGDAMLIK
- the spoVB gene encoding stage V sporulation protein B, which codes for MSKFLKGTLILLIASLITRVLGFINRIVIARFIGEEGVGLYMMALPTLFLVVNITQLGLPIAISKFVAEANARGDERKIKKILVVSLACTFALSMIFTPAMLLFAPVLSEYLFTDPRTVWPLMAIAPIVPIIAISSVLRGYFQGKQNMKPFAFSQVIEQVARITFIAVLTKAFLPYGIEYAAAGAMFASIIGELVSLIYLLTSFKLKKHFKFRKNFFKNVKSGKGTFTELMGIALPSTGSRMIGSLSWFFEPIVVAQSLALAGVTAAAATSQYGELTGYALPLLMLPSFITSSLATALVPAVSEARTTGNFLLVEHRLQQALKITFITGCLAVVILFIFAEPILQVMYGSSHAAVFIKFLAPFFILFYFQFPLQSMLQALDLAKAAMFNSLAGNILKIGVIWLLASKESFGIMGAAVGIAVGSMLVTFLHFSTVLKVVPFTLHFRSYISALILALISGWGGYYLYQAPLSAQPLVPRLLLSVTVVILLFTFFLLMTGSIKKADLIRIPKVGGFLSKFAWK
- the tgt gene encoding tRNA guanosine(34) transglycosylase Tgt — its product is MTAIRYELIKTCKQTGARLGRVHTPHGSFETPAFMPVGTLATVKTMSPEDLKQMGAGIILSNTYHLWLRPGHEIIKEAGGLHKFMNWDRAILTDSGGFQVFSLSEFRKIEEEGVHFRNHLNGDKLFLSPEKAMEIQNALGSDIMMAFDECPPFPATEEYMKKSVERTSRWAERCLNAHERPNDQGLFGIVQGGEFENLRKQSAKDLVSLDFPGYAIGGLSVGEPKDIMNRVLEFTSPLLPTNKPRYLMGVGSPDSLIDGAIRGVDMFDCVLPTRIARNGTLMTSNGRLVVKNAKYARDFGPIDENCDCHVCKNYSRAYIRHLIKCEETFGIRLTTYHNLHFLLNLMEQVRQAIREDRLGDFREEFFEQYGFNKPNARNF
- the yajC gene encoding preprotein translocase subunit YajC, with the translated sequence MAITQILPLILMFVLFYFLLIRPQQKRQKATQSMQSSLKKGDKVATIGGMHGTIDAIDELQIVIKSPDGTKLTFDRAAIREITESAPNKEVSI